In a single window of the Rhopalosiphum padi isolate XX-2018 chromosome 1, ASM2088224v1, whole genome shotgun sequence genome:
- the LOC132931972 gene encoding mucin-2-like, with amino-acid sequence MLTLSYLAWPYLMAVKNKLFPDRKMKEPERKDNEKISANNSNIVEKRSTATTPLQQATELLERSQQLLKAAYAEAAVHATTETAAHATSEAAAHATTEAAAHATTETAAHATTEAAAHATTEAAAHATTEAAAHATSEAAAQSTTEAAAHATTEAAAHATTEARVRRMSMQELLRDPALWVAYTRGWDDCAGKATNVNPKPAVTDRSQSPRRPVQPAGTSRPPPIPQSARLPRPPPQPLMAVLVPRPKFFKPPTPPATRKVNQKSAQRPPTTAPSQNSWQRRNQSRIAEYPGQKKAGKPTTSQQYRLEKPAPSTTQPAPGPKSLVATTTPVPEAKTPEVAMPTGQTEATAISIPVDTKVSPVEKKELLCDMMDVGPPDDVDTVFQITSPDSTTPPRHGYTMHTWYTCL; translated from the exons aaaatatctg CCAACAACAGCAACATAGTGGAAAAACGATCAACGGCCACCACTCCCCTACAGCAAGCCACGGAACTGCTGGAACGTAGCCAGCAGTTACTAAAGGCCGCGTACGCGGAGGCAGCCGTCCACGCAACAACGGAGACAGCCGCCCATGCGACTTCCGAAGCAGCCGCCCACGCGACTACGGAGGCAGCCGCCCACGCAACAACGGAGACAGCCGCCCATGCGACTACGGAGGCAGCCGCCCACGCGACTACGGAGGCAGCCGCCCACGCGACTACAGAGGCAGCCGCCCACGCGACTTCGGAGGCAGCCGCCCAGTCGACTACGGAGGCAGCCGCCCACGCGACTACGGAGGCAGCCGCCCACGCGACTACGGAGGCACGGGTGCGCCGGATGTCCATGCAAGAGCTATTGCGGGACCCGGCACTGTGGGTAGCCTACACCCGCGGGTGGGACGATTGCGCGGGCAAGGCGACCAACGTGAATCCCAAACCCGCGGTAACCGACAGGTCCCAGAGCCCAAGACGGCCGGTACAGCCAGCTGGCACATCGCGACCGCCCCCGATACCGCAGTCTGCACGGTTGCCCCGACCACCCCCCCAACCACTAATGGCAGTACTGGTCCCACGACCAAAATTTTTCAAACCGCCAACACCGCCCGCGACGAGGAAAGTGAACCAAAAAAGTGCACAAAGGCCACCGACAACAGCGCCATCACAAAACTCGTGGCAACGCCGGAACCAGTCTCGGATTGCCGAATACCCGGGACAGAAAAAGGCCGGCAAACCCACCACCTCCCAACAGTACCGCCTAGAAAAACCGGCACCCTCAACCACCCAACCGGCACCAGGCCCAAAGTCGCTGGTGGCAACGACCACGCCTGTCCCCGAGGCCAAGACACCGGAGGTAGCAATGCCTACCGGACAAACCGAGGCCACCGCCATTTCAATTCCGGTCGATACGAAGGTATCACCGGTTGAGAAGAAGGAGTTGCTGTGTGACATGATGGATGTTGGTCCCCCAGACGACGTGGACACGGTGTTCCAAATCACCAGCCCCGACTCCACGACGCCACCCCGACATGGGTATACTATGCATACATGGTATACATGTCTATAG
- the LOC132932285 gene encoding uncharacterized protein LOC132932285 isoform X1, producing the protein MLTLSYLAWPYVIAAKNKLFSDRKMKEPERKDNEKISVEDRIDYPVRQLSTETAAHATSEAAAHATTETAGHATSEAAAHATSEAAALSTSEAAAHATLEAAAQSTSEAATHAATEARVRRMCMQELLRDPALWVAYTRGWDDCAGKATNVNPKPAVTDRSQSPRRPVQPAGTSRPPPIPQSARLPRPPPPTANGSTGPTTKIFQTANTARDEESQSKKCPKATDNSAITRLVATPEPVSDCRIPGTEKGRKTHHLPTVPPRKTGTLNHPTGTRPKVAGGNDHACPPDNRRYYSVIDTMITYNTFVSSIILLSSRCTT; encoded by the exons ATGCTAACATTAAGTTATCTGGCGTGGCCATATGTAATAGctgcaaaaaataaattgttttccgaTCGCAAGATGAAAGAACCAGAAAGAaaagataatgaaaaaatatctg tagagGATCGAATCGATTATCCGGTCCGTCAATTATCAACGGAGACAGCCGCCCACGCGACATCGGAGGCAGCCGCGCACGCGACTACTGAGACAGCCGGCCACGCGACTTCGGAGGCAGCCGCCCACGCGACTTCGGAGGCAGCCGCCCTGTCGACTTCGGAGGCAGCCGCCCACGCGACTTTGGAGGCAGCCGCCCAGTCGACTTCGGAGGCAGCTACCCACGCGGCTACGGAGGCACGGGTGCGCCGGATGTGCATGCAAGAGCTATTGCGGGACCCGGCACTGTGGGTAGCCTACACCCGCGGGTGGGACGATTGCGCGGGCAAGGCGACCAACGTGAATCCCAAACCCGCGGTAACCGACAGGTCCCAGAGCCCAAGACGGCCGGTACAGCCAGCTGGCACATCGCGACCGCCACCGATACCGCAGTCTGCACGGTTGCCCCGACCACCCCCCCCAACCGCTAATGGCAGTACTGGTCCCACGACCAAAATTTTTCAAACCGCCAACACCGCCCGCGACGAGGAAAGTCAATCAAAAAAGTGCCCAAAGGCCACCGACAACAGCGCCATCACAAGACTCGTGGCAACGCCGGAACCAGTCTCGGATTGCCGAATACCCGGGACAGAAAAAGGCCGGAAAACCCACCACCTCCCAACAGTACCGCCTAGAAAAACCGGCACCCTCAACCACCCAACCGGCACCAGGCCCAAAGTCGCTGGTGGCAACGACCACGCCTGTCCCCCGGACAACCGCCGTTACTATTCTGTGATTGATACGATGATAACATACAACACGTTTGTCAgttcgattatattattgtctagcCGTTGCACcacataa
- the LOC132932285 gene encoding uncharacterized protein LOC132932285 isoform X2: protein MLTLSYLAWPYVIAAKNKLFSDRKMKEPERKDNEKISEDRIDYPVRQLSTETAAHATSEAAAHATTETAGHATSEAAAHATSEAAALSTSEAAAHATLEAAAQSTSEAATHAATEARVRRMCMQELLRDPALWVAYTRGWDDCAGKATNVNPKPAVTDRSQSPRRPVQPAGTSRPPPIPQSARLPRPPPPTANGSTGPTTKIFQTANTARDEESQSKKCPKATDNSAITRLVATPEPVSDCRIPGTEKGRKTHHLPTVPPRKTGTLNHPTGTRPKVAGGNDHACPPDNRRYYSVIDTMITYNTFVSSIILLSSRCTT, encoded by the exons ATGCTAACATTAAGTTATCTGGCGTGGCCATATGTAATAGctgcaaaaaataaattgttttccgaTCGCAAGATGAAAGAACCAGAAAGAaaagataatgaaaaaatatctg agGATCGAATCGATTATCCGGTCCGTCAATTATCAACGGAGACAGCCGCCCACGCGACATCGGAGGCAGCCGCGCACGCGACTACTGAGACAGCCGGCCACGCGACTTCGGAGGCAGCCGCCCACGCGACTTCGGAGGCAGCCGCCCTGTCGACTTCGGAGGCAGCCGCCCACGCGACTTTGGAGGCAGCCGCCCAGTCGACTTCGGAGGCAGCTACCCACGCGGCTACGGAGGCACGGGTGCGCCGGATGTGCATGCAAGAGCTATTGCGGGACCCGGCACTGTGGGTAGCCTACACCCGCGGGTGGGACGATTGCGCGGGCAAGGCGACCAACGTGAATCCCAAACCCGCGGTAACCGACAGGTCCCAGAGCCCAAGACGGCCGGTACAGCCAGCTGGCACATCGCGACCGCCACCGATACCGCAGTCTGCACGGTTGCCCCGACCACCCCCCCCAACCGCTAATGGCAGTACTGGTCCCACGACCAAAATTTTTCAAACCGCCAACACCGCCCGCGACGAGGAAAGTCAATCAAAAAAGTGCCCAAAGGCCACCGACAACAGCGCCATCACAAGACTCGTGGCAACGCCGGAACCAGTCTCGGATTGCCGAATACCCGGGACAGAAAAAGGCCGGAAAACCCACCACCTCCCAACAGTACCGCCTAGAAAAACCGGCACCCTCAACCACCCAACCGGCACCAGGCCCAAAGTCGCTGGTGGCAACGACCACGCCTGTCCCCCGGACAACCGCCGTTACTATTCTGTGATTGATACGATGATAACATACAACACGTTTGTCAgttcgattatattattgtctagcCGTTGCACcacataa